The Blattabacterium cuenoti genome segment AGAAGTAAAAAAAAAAATATTATTTAGAGATGAAATGGATATAAATAGAAAAATTTCTCCATTAAAAAAATCTATCAATCATATAGAAATAAATAATAACAATTATTCTATAGATGTACCATTAAATTTAATTTATAAAATTATAAAAAAAAAATTTTATGAAACTTCTAAATAAAAAAATTGCTTTAATAACTGGAGGATCAGGAGATATAGGACAATCTATAATAAAAACTTTTATCCATAATGGTGCTAAAGTTATTTTTACATATCTTTCTTCAGAAGAAGAATCAAAAAAATTAGAAAAAAAATTTAAAGAATTAGCAAAAGGATATAAAGTGGATGTATCGAATAAAAATTCTTGTAAAATATTTTTAAAAGAAATATTACATAAATATCCAAATATAGATATATTGGTAAATAATGTTGGAATTGTAAAAGATTCTTTTTTAATAAGAATGTCTGATGATAAATGGGATGAAGTAATTCAAACAAATCTTTATTCTGTTTTTCAGATTACTAAAAATGTAATTTATTATTCAATGATTAGACAAAAAAAAGGAAATATAATTAATATGAGTTCTGTAATTGGGATAACAGGTAATATAGGACAATCTAATTATGCTGCATCTAAAGCCGGAATAATTGGATTTACTAAATCAATAGCTAAAGAATTTGGAAAAAAAAATATTCGTTGTAATGCTATCGCTCCTGGATATATATCCACAAGAATGAATTCTAATTTAGACTATAAAACAAAAGCTAATTGGATTAATAAAATTCCATTAGGAAGATCGGGAAGTCCAAAAGAAGTATCCAATTGTGTTTTATTCTTAGCATCAGAACTTTCTAGTTATATTACAGGGACTACATTAAATGTAAATGGAGGTATGATTTAGAAAAAATATTTATTTAATAATGATTTATTCAAATAAAAAAGTAGTACAAATTTTAGGTGAAATTTTTCAAAAAAAATTAATTTTTAATATAATAATATCACCTGGATCTAGAAATGCTCCAATCATTATTCATTTTACACAAAATAAAATATTTAATACTTATAGCATAATAGATGAAAGATGTGCGGGTTTTTTTGCATTAGGAATGGCACAAAAATTAAAACAACCAGTAGTAATTAATTGTACTTCTGGATCATCAGTCGTTAATTATTATCCTTCAATAACAGAAGCTTTTTATCAAAAAATTCCAATTATTATTGTTACTGCAGATCGTCCTAATAAAAAAATAAATATATTAGAAGGACAAACCATTCACCAAGAAAATATTTTTAAAAATCATGTAGTATCATTTTCACAATTAACAGAAGATGAATCTAAAATTGGAATATGGTATAATAATAATCTAATTAATGAATCTATAAATAAATGTATTTTAACTAGTCAACCAGTACATATTAATATTCCTTTTTCTGAACCACTTTATGAGATTACCAATTCATTACAAGTGGAAATAAAAAATATTAAAATTTTTCCCACTAAAAAATATATAAAAAAACATCTTTTTTATAAAGAAAAAAAAATATGGAATAATTGTAAAAAAAAAATGATCCTATTAGGATTAAATAATTATTATAATAACATTAAAAAATTAAAACAAATTTTAGAAAAAATTTGTTTAGATCCATCTATTATAATTTTTTCAGAATCTACATCTCATATCAATGGTGATATGTTTTTTTCTAATATAGATCAAATATTTTACTCTATGGATTTAAAAAAATGGAAAAAATTTAAACCTACTATTTTAATTACTTTTGGAATAAACATCATCTCTAAAAGAATTAGATCATTTTTAAGAAATTCCCCCCCTAAATATCATTGGCATATTGGAGATAATTATGAAAAATATCCAGATACTTATTATAAATTAAATACCTATTGGTCAATAGATCCAGAATTATTTTTTAAAATAATTATTAATGATAATTTTATATATTCTAATTATAGAAAAAGTTGGATAAACTTTATAAAAGTTAAAATGAATAAACAAGAAAAATTTTTAAAAAATGAAAATAAATTTTCAGATTTAAAAGTAATTTTTTTTATTTTTTCTAAAATTCCAAAAAATTCTATTTTACATTTAGGAAATAGTATGATTATTAGATATTATCAATTTTTTAATAAAAAAAAAACCATATCTTATTGCAATAGAGGAACTTCAGGAATTGAAGGTAGTGTGTCAACTGCTATAGGATATTCTATTCTTAGTAAAAAAACTGTTACATTAATAATTGGAGATATAAGTTTTTTTTATGATAGCAATGCTTTATGGAATAATTATACTCCTAATAATTTTAGAATTATACTTATCAATAATGGAAAAGGAAATATATTTGATATTGTTTCAAATAAAAAATTTTCTAGTAAAACCAATAATTTTTTTAAAACTAAACATACACTATCTGCAAAAAATATATGTAAAATGTACAATTGGAATTATATAAATGTATGTGATCAAAAAAATTTAGAAAAAAATTTAATTTTTTTTTGGAAAAAAACTAATAATCCGTTTTTATTAGAAATCAATACTAAAAAATGTAATAATACAAATATTTTTAAAAAATTTTTATACTATACTAGTAAATAGATATAAACTAATAAAACCAATAAAAATAAATAACATCCCAAAAAACTTTAATTCTAGCTAAAATTTCTCTTAAATACATTTTAATATTGAAAGACGTCCCTAACGCATTAAATCCGGTAATATCTAATCCAATACAATTTCCGATAAAAATTGCTCTTTCATTATGAAATTTTTGAGATATTATTGTAAATTTTTTTTGATGAAAATTTTTATAAATCATCATTATAGAATTAATAGTATTTATTCCATACAAATCTTCATATATAAAATTATAAGGGATCCCTCTTTTTATTAATTCTTCTTTCATCATTTCAGGTTCATTATAATTTTTATTTCTATTATCTCCACTAACAATAATATATCTTATTTTTTTGCTTTTAAAAAGCATTTCGACCGCTTCTATTCTAGATTTAAAATAAAAATTAATTTTTTTGTCTCTATTTGAATATTTCGATGTTCCTAAAACTACCCCATAAGTATTATATGGAATTATTTTTACAGAATCATAATTTTTTTTAAAAGCAAAAATACTTATTCCAACAGAACAAAAAAATACAATCATCGAAACTAAAATAAAAAAATATATGTTATTTTTTTCATTTTTTCAATATATTTTTAACGATCTATCACACTATCACAGACTATTTTTATTAATAAAAATTATTCATTTACTTAGATATATAATGATATTACTATTCTATTATTTTCAAATTTTATTTTTACTTTTTATCTTTTTCAGAATATGAAATATCATCTATCAATAAATTAGATTTAAATAAAAAAGAAATTATATTTCTATTTATGTTATAAATCCTTTCTTCAAATAAATCAAAAGCATTTTGTTTGTATACAATTAGAGGATCTTTTTGTTCAAAAACTGCATTTTGAACTGAGAATCGTAAATTCTCCATTTCTTTCAAATGATCTTTCCAATTATTATCTAAAAAAAATAATATAACTTTTTTTTCAAAAACGGAAAATATTGATTTACTTTTATCCTTATAAATTTCTTTTACATTATAAATACAACTTATATCTTTATTTCCATCGGAAAAAGTTATTCTTAACTGAGATAATTGTAATTTCTTATTAAGATCATAATTTATAATTGGATCTATATATTTATAAAATAAATCTTTTTTTTTTTTATTATAATATTTTATTAAAAAATCATGATATTTTTTAATATAATTAATTTCATTAGATAAACGAAATACTTTTTTATGAATGGAAAATTCGAATCCAAAAATTTGGTATAATTCAAATTCTAAATTTTTAGAATCTTTTAAAGAATACTTATTTTTTAAATTATTAAAGGAAATTATCAATTTTAATAATGAATATATCATATTAGATATATCTAATGTTAACATTCTTCCATATAATGCATTTCTTCTTTTTTTATAAATAAACTCTCTTTGTTTATTAATAACATCATCATAATCTAATAAACGTTTTCTAATAAAAAAATTATTATCTTCAATTTTTTTCTGAGCATTCTCAATGGATTTTGTTAATAAAGGATGTTGTATTACATCACCTACCTTATGTCCAAATTTATCCATTAAATTAGATAATTTTTCCGAATCAAAAAATAAACGTATTAAACTATCTTCTAAAGAAATATAAAATTGACTAGTTCCGGGATCACCTTGTCTTCCTGATCGTCCTCTTAATTGATTATCTACTCTTCTTGAATCATGCCTTTCTGTTCCTAATACTGCTAATCCACCATTATTTATTACCTCTTTT includes the following:
- the fabG gene encoding 3-oxoacyl-[acyl-carrier-protein] reductase, with the protein product MKLLNKKIALITGGSGDIGQSIIKTFIHNGAKVIFTYLSSEEESKKLEKKFKELAKGYKVDVSNKNSCKIFLKEILHKYPNIDILVNNVGIVKDSFLIRMSDDKWDEVIQTNLYSVFQITKNVIYYSMIRQKKGNIINMSSVIGITGNIGQSNYAASKAGIIGFTKSIAKEFGKKNIRCNAIAPGYISTRMNSNLDYKTKANWINKIPLGRSGSPKEVSNCVLFLASELSSYITGTTLNVNGGMI
- the menD gene encoding 2-succinyl-5-enolpyruvyl-6-hydroxy-3-cyclohexene-1-carboxylic-acid synthase, which produces MIYSNKKVVQILGEIFQKKLIFNIIISPGSRNAPIIIHFTQNKIFNTYSIIDERCAGFFALGMAQKLKQPVVINCTSGSSVVNYYPSITEAFYQKIPIIIVTADRPNKKINILEGQTIHQENIFKNHVVSFSQLTEDESKIGIWYNNNLINESINKCILTSQPVHINIPFSEPLYEITNSLQVEIKNIKIFPTKKYIKKHLFYKEKKIWNNCKKKMILLGLNNYYNNIKKLKQILEKICLDPSIIIFSESTSHINGDMFFSNIDQIFYSMDLKKWKKFKPTILITFGINIISKRIRSFLRNSPPKYHWHIGDNYEKYPDTYYKLNTYWSIDPELFFKIIINDNFIYSNYRKSWINFIKVKMNKQEKFLKNENKFSDLKVIFFIFSKIPKNSILHLGNSMIIRYYQFFNKKKTISYCNRGTSGIEGSVSTAIGYSILSKKTVTLIIGDISFFYDSNALWNNYTPNNFRIILINNGKGNIFDIVSNKKFSSKTNNFFKTKHTLSAKNICKMYNWNYINVCDQKNLEKNLIFFWKKTNNPFLLEINTKKCNNTNIFKKFLYYTSK
- a CDS encoding SanA/YdcF family protein, with translation MIVFFCSVGISIFAFKKNYDSVKIIPYNTYGVVLGTSKYSNRDKKINFYFKSRIEAVEMLFKSKKIRYIIVSGDNRNKNYNEPEMMKEELIKRGIPYNFIYEDLYGINTINSIMMIYKNFHQKKFTIISQKFHNERAIFIGNCIGLDITGFNALGTSFNIKMYLREILARIKVFWDVIYFYWFY